Within the Stenotrophomonas maltophilia genome, the region CATGGGGGCGTGCGCTGCAGCTGCCGCAGGTCATCGGCGGCCGGCCATTGCAGGTGGCCGTCCTCCATCTGCAGCAGCAGCTGTGGATCGGGCACGGCCTCGCCCGGCGCGGCGTCGGCGCTGTTGTCGTAGACCTGCAGCTGCGCCAGCACCGGCATCAGCCCGATCAGGTTCTGCTGCGCCAGCGGCCAGCGGCGGCGGATGTCGACTTCGGAAATGGGGTGGCCACCGGCCTGCACCCGTGCGCGTACCCGGGCGATGTGCTGCTCCGGGCTGGACAGTCCACAGAACCACATCAGCACGTCATGGGTGCGGCTGGCCTCACGCAGCAGGGCGGTGATCGAGTTGCCCCCCAGCGTGGTCTCGAAGGCATGGTTGCGGGCGTGATCCAGGGCGTCGCGGATACGGTTGACACCCTCCTGCCAGGCTTCGGCATTGGCCTCCATGGGGTCCAGGCCGGCCCGCTCGCGCAGCCCGCGGGCGAACGTATCGGGGTTGAACCATTCCAGGCCGGCTTCGCGCAGCACGTGGCCACCCACCGAACTCTTGCCGGCGCCATTGACGCCGGCAAGCACATACAGGAACGGGCGTGGCATCAGTGGCCCGTGCCCGCCTTGACCTGGCCCTTCAGGCGGGCAGGGCGACGCAGCAGTGCGCGTGCGGCATCACCGGCCTGGGCGTGCTGCAGCACCGCCAGGCGCTGGTCGAAGCCGGCACGCAGATCCGCCAGGGCCGGGTCCTGCCCACGCAGTTCCTCCAGCGAGCTTTCCAGCGCTTCGACCTTGGCCTGCAGCGCGCGGTACTGCTCGATGGAAACGATCACCGCCTGCGGTTCGTTGTGATTGGTGACCACCACCATGTGCTGGTCGCGCACTTCCTGCATGACCTTGCGCCAATGTTCCTTCACCGACGAGGCGGTGGTGTGGGTCAGCTCGTTGATCGGGTCGAAGCGGACGGGGGCGTGCAGCATGGCGGTGCTCCAGGGGACCTGTGCGATCACCTTACGCCTGTTTCATGCAAATTGCATGAATGGTGAAAAATATCAAAAATATGATTCATGGGCGATTCGGCCCCGGCGGTGACGCCGGGGCCGAGCTTCCGCCCGCCGGATGCCGCGCGCCGGGTCAGCGGGCAGCCAGCTGACGCAGCACGTACTGCAGCAGGCCGCCGTGGTGGGCGAGGAGGCGCAGTTGCGAACCACCGGTTCGCGCGCCTCCGCAGCGCCCCGGCGGTGACGCCGGGGCCGGGCTTCCGCCCGCCGGATGCCGCGCGCCGGGTCAGCGGGCAGCCAGCTGAAGCAGCACGTACTGCAGCAGGCCGCCGTGGTGGGCGAGGAGGCGCGGTTGCGAACCACCGGTTCGCGCGCCTCCGCAGCGCCCCGGCGGTAACGCCGGGGCCGGGCTTCCGCCCGCCGGATGCCGCCCGCCGGGTCAGCGGGCAGCCAGCTGACGCAGCACGTACTGCAGCAGGCCGCCGTGGTGGGCGAGGAGGCGCGGTTGCGAACCACCGGTTCGCGCGCCTCCGCAGCGCCCCGGCGGTGACGCCGGGGCCGGGCTTCCGCCTGCCGGATGCCGCGCGCCGGGTCAGCGGGCAGCCAGCTGACGCAGCACGTACTGCAGCAGGCCGCCGTGGCGGAAGTATTCCACTTCCTTCGGTGTCAGCAGCATCACCGACACCTCGAAGCGCTTCTGCGTGCCATCGGCCCGGGTCGCGGTGACCGCGGCGCGCTTGCTGGCACCGTCTTCCAGGCCGGTGATATCGATGACTTCCGAGCCATCCAGCCCCAGCGACTGCGCGTTCTCACCATTGCGGAACTGCAGCGGCAGCACGCCCATGCCGACCAGGTTGGAGCGGTGGATGCGTTCGAAGCTCTCGGCGATGACCGCCTTCACGCCCAGCAGCAGGGTGCCCTTGGCGGCCCAGTCGCGCGACGAACCGGTGCCGTACTCCTTCCCGGCCAGCACGACCAGCGGCACCTTGTCGGCCTTGTACTTCATTGCCGCGTCGTAGATCGCCAGCTTCTCCGGCTGACCACCGCCGGCCGGGTAGTACAGGGTGTTGCCACCCTCCTCGCCGCCGAACATCAGGTTCTTGATGCGGATGTTGGCGAAGGTGCCGCGGACCATCACGTCATCATTGCCGCGGCGGCTGCCGTAGCTGTTGAAGTCGGCGGGCTGCACGCCCCGGGCCTGCAGGTAACGCCCCGCGGGCGAATCCTTCTTGATGTTGCCGGCCGGCGAGATATGGTCGGTGGTGATCGAGTCGCCGAACAGACCCATCACGCGCGCGCCATGCACGTCGTCGATGCTGCCGGTCTGCATGGTCATGCCATCGAAGTACGGCGGGTTCTTGATGTAGGTGGAGTCATCACTCCACTCGTACAGATTGCCGTCCGGCGAGGCGATGGTGTTCCAGCGCGTATCGCCCTTGAACACGTCGGCGTAGTTCTGCTTGAACATCTCCGGGCCGATGGTGGCGGCGATGACATCGCCGATTTCCTTGTTGCTCGGCCAGATGTCGCGCAGGTAGACCGGCTGGCCGTCGCTGCCGGTGCCCAGCGGCTGGGTGGTCAGATCGATGTCGGTGGTGCCGGCGATGGCGTAGGCGACCACCAGTGGCGGGCTGGCCAGGTAGTTCATCTTCACTTCGGGATGCACGCGGCCTTCGAAATTACGGTTGCCCGACAGCACGGAGGTCACCACCAGGTCACCGGCGGCGATGCCGGCACTGACCTCGGTCGGCAGCGGGCCGGAGTTGCCGATGCAGGTGGTGCAGCCGTAGCCGACCACGTAGAAGCCGATCTTCTCCAGCTCCTTCAGCACCCCGGCCTTTTCCAGATAGTCGGTGACCACGCGCGAGCCTGGGCCCAGCGAAGTCTTCACCCAGGGCTTGCGATCCAGGCCCTTGGCCGCCGCGTTGCGCGCCAGCAGGCCGGCACCGATCATCACCGCCGGGTTGGACGTGTTGGTACAGGAGGTGATCGCGGCGATGACCACCGCGCCATCCTTCAGGCGGACCTTCCGGCCTTCGATCTCGATGTCGGCGAAGCCCTTGGCCAGCTGTTCGTTGCCGACCGCGGTGCCGCCGCCCTCGTTGAGGAAGGAGGCCACATCGTCGCTGCGCCTGTCGCGGTTGCTGGTCAGGCCGACCAGGGCTTCGCGGTAGTTCTTCTGCACGTCTTCCAGCAGCACGCGGTCCTGCGGGCGCTTCGGTCCGGCCAGCGACGGCTTCACCGTGCCCATGTCCAGCTCCAGCGTGGTGCTGTACTGGGCATGGGGGCTGTCCGGTTCGTGCCACAGGCCCTGCGCCTTGGCGTAGGCCTCGACCAGTTCGATCTGTTCTTCGCTGCGACCGGACAGGCGCAGGTAGTTCAGTGATTCGGCGTCGATCGGGAAGATGCCGCAGGTGGCGCCGTATTCCGGTGCCATGTTGCCGATCGTGGCGCGGTCGGCCAGTGGCAGGTGCTGCAGGCCATCGCCATAGAATTCGACGAACTTGCCGACCACGCCCAGCTTGCGCAGCATCTGGGTGACGGTCAGCACCAGGTCGGTGGCGGTGGCGCCCTCAGGCAGCCGGCCGGTGAGCTTGAAGCCGACCACCTGCGGGATCAGCATTGACGACGGCTGGCCCAGCATGGCCGCTTCGGCTTCGATGCCGCCCACGCCCCAGCCAAGCACGCCGATGCCGTTGATCATCGTGGTGTGGCTGTCAGTACCGAACACGGTGTCCGGGTAGGCCACGGCCCTGCCATCCTTGTCCGCGGTCATCACCACGCGGGCCAGGTTCTCCAGGTTCACCTGGTGGACGATGCCGGTGTTGGGCGGCACCACCTTGAAGTTGTCGAACGCCTTCTGGCCCCAGCGCAGGAACCCGTAGCGTTCCTGGTTGCGCTGGAATTCGATCTTGCCATTGAGATCGAGCGCGTCCGGCTTGCCGAACACATCGACCTGTACCGAATGGTCGATCACCAGTTCCGAAGGGATCTGCGGGTTGATCTGTTCCGGCTTGCCACCCAGCTTGACCACCGCATCGCGCATGGCGGCCAGATCGACGACACACGGTACGCCGGTGAAGTCCTGCAGGACCACGCGCGCGGGCATGAAGGCGATTTCGGTGTCCGGCTCGGCCGCCGGGCTCCAGCGGGCAACGGCCTCGATGTGCTCCTTGCCGACGGTGACGCCGCCGTCTTCGTGCCGGAGCAGATTCTCCAGCAGGATCTTCATCGAGTAGGGAAGGTGGGAGATGTCGAAGCGCTGGCCCAGTGTGGGCAGGCTGAAGTAGTCGTAGGTCTTGCCGCCGACGTCCAGCTGGCTGCGGGTGGAGAACGAATCGCTCATGCGGGATGACTCCTTCTTGCGGATGGCTTGCAGTGGCCCGTGCATGGACGGACCTGCTTGCGTATGCCGGGGCTCTCCGCCACCGGATCCCCGCCAGTATGGCGGAGCCGGCGCGGCCGGGAACGTCCTCGGCGCAGGACGCAAGGTTACATGGCTGTATGTAGTGCCGATGTCACGGCTTGCCCCGCCACTGGCTCATCAGCATCTGCAGGAAGCGTTCGGCCGTGGGCGAGAGCAGGGCACCACGGCGGCGCACGATGCCGATGGTGCGCGAGACCACCGGATTGCCGATCGGCCGGGTCACCAGGATGGGATGGTCGCCGTCCGGGGTCGCCATCTTCGGCAGCACCGACACGCCGATCCCGGCCTCGACCATGCCCAGGGAGGTGGACAGGTGGGTCACTTCGTAATGCCAGCTCAGCTTCAGGTTCTCACGGGCGAGGGCGCCATCGAGCAGGGTCCGGTTGCCACTGGTGCGATGCACGGTGATCAGCTGGTGCTGGGCAAGATCGGCCCATTCCACGCGGCGCTTGCGGGCCAGCGGATGATCGCGGCGGCAGGCCAGCACGAACGGGTCCTCGGCCAGTACATCGAAATCCAGGTTGGGATCGTTGGCACCCATGAAATTGATGCCGAACTCCACTTCGCCGCGTTCCACTGCCTGCAACCCCTCGGTGGCGGGAATGTCGAGGATGCGGAAGCGGACGTGCGGATGCGCGTCGTGGAAGCGTGCCATGACACTGGGCAGGAAGTAGAACGCCGCGGTGGGCAGGCAGGCGATGGTGACCGTGGCGCCGCGCGTGTCGTCGTGCCCGCGCAGCGAGAACAGCGAACCATCGAATTCCTCCAGCATGCGCCGTACCAGCGGCAGCAGGTTCTCGCCGACCGCGGTGGTGCTGACGCTGCGGGTGGTGCGTTCGAGCAGCGGTGAGCCGACGGCCTGCTCCAGCTTCTGGATCCGGCGGCTGAGCGCGGGCTGCGAGACGTGCAGGGTTTCAGCGGCGCGATGGAAGCTGCGCGTCTCGGCGACGAGCAGGAACGCGCGCAGATCGAGGATTTCGCAATTGATGCTCATACGGTATCAATCATCCAAAAATCAGCAATTCACAGATCAATCCGGCTCATGCCAGTATCGAATCACAGAGGGGTCATTCATCCCCTATACGCATCAATCTAGCACACGTATGTCGAACGATCTGCTCAGTATCCCCTGCGTCCTCATGCGTGGCGGCACGTCCAAGGGGCCGTTCTTCCTGGCCTCGGACCTGCCGGCCGACGCCGGCCTGCGTGACCAGCTGCTGCTGGAGGTGATGGGCTCGGGCCATCCGCTGCAGATCGATGGCATCGGCGGTGGCAATGCGCTGACCAGCAAGGTGGCGATCGTCAGCCCCGCCAGCCGCGCCGATGCCGATGTCGACTATCTGTTCGCGCAGGTCCGGGTCGAGCAGCGGGTGGTGGATACCACCCCCAACTGCGGCAACATGCTGGCGGCGGTCGGTCCCTTCGCGATCGAACGCGGACTGGTTCCTGCGCGCCACCCGCGCACCGAAGTGCGCATCCACAACGTCAACACCGGCAAGTTGATCGTGGCCACGGTGGAAACCCCGAACGGCCAGGTGGCCTACCGGGGCGACACGCGTATCGCGGGCGCGCCTGGCGCTGCCGCGCCGGTCCGCCTGGCCTTTCTCGATGCGGCCGGTGCACGTACCGGCCGGCTGCTGCCCAGTGGGCGGCCGCAGGATATGATCGACGGCATCGCCGTCAGCCTGGTGGATTGCGCGATGCCGATGATGATGGTGCGCGCGGCCGATATGGGTGTCCGCGGTGACGCCTCGCCGGCGGAACTGAACGCGGATCATGCGCTGCTGGCGCGGTTGGAAGCGATGCGCATCGAGGCGGGTACGCGCATGGGCATCGCAGACGCGGGCAGCAAGGTGATTCCCAAGCCAGTGCTGCTTTCCGCACCGCAGCAGGGCGGCGACCTGCAGGTGCGCTACTTCATGCCCCACCAATGCCACACCGCGCTTGCCATCACCGGCGCGGTCGGTCTGGCCACCGCCGCAGTCACGCCCGGCACCCTGGCCAACACTTTCGTCGGATGCCTGCCGATGCCGGGCAGCATTACCCTCGAACATCCGAGCGGCCTGCTGGAAGTGGGCCTGAGCCGCAGCTCGGACGATGCGCCGGTCGTTGCCAGCGTGGTCCGTACCGCGCGCCGCCTGTTCGAAGGGCGCGTGTTCGCGACTTCGCCTGCCACTGCCGAAACCCATTCCACCGAAGCCCGCCAATGGACCTCAGCGGCATGACCTGAAACCGGTCGGGGCCGCGCAGATGCGCGTGGCCAGGCCACTACAACGCAGATGCTTCACTCCTGGGAGGGATGATGTACAAGCAGTTCTTCATGGCCGCGCTGTGCGCGGCGAGCCTGGCCGTGTCCGGTTGCGGCAAAGACGATGCCAGCGGGGCCTCGGCGCCCGGCGGCGACAATGCGCCGGTGCGGATCAGCGTCGGTTCCTACAACCTCAACAACCTGCCGTTCTTCATCGCCGACGCCAAGGGCTACTTCAAGGACGTCGGCCTGCAGGTGAAGACCGAGAACTTCGCGCAGGGCGGCTCCAAGGTGCTGCAGGCCCTGGTCGCCAACTCGACCGACGTGGCGGTCGGCTTCTACGACCACACCATCCAGATGCAGGCCAAGCACAAGGACGTGGTCGGCTTCGTGCTGCTGTCGCGCAATTCGGGC harbors:
- a CDS encoding AAA family ATPase produces the protein MPRPFLYVLAGVNGAGKSSVGGHVLREAGLEWFNPDTFARGLRERAGLDPMEANAEAWQEGVNRIRDALDHARNHAFETTLGGNSITALLREASRTHDVLMWFCGLSSPEQHIARVRARVQAGGHPISEVDIRRRWPLAQQNLIGLMPVLAQLQVYDNSADAAPGEAVPDPQLLLQMEDGHLQWPAADDLRQLQRTPPWATALLEAALRL
- a CDS encoding type II toxin-antitoxin system Phd/YefM family antitoxin — encoded protein: MLHAPVRFDPINELTHTTASSVKEHWRKVMQEVRDQHMVVVTNHNEPQAVIVSIEQYRALQAKVEALESSLEELRGQDPALADLRAGFDQRLAVLQHAQAGDAARALLRRPARLKGQVKAGTGH
- the acnA gene encoding aconitate hydratase AcnA, yielding MSDSFSTRSQLDVGGKTYDYFSLPTLGQRFDISHLPYSMKILLENLLRHEDGGVTVGKEHIEAVARWSPAAEPDTEIAFMPARVVLQDFTGVPCVVDLAAMRDAVVKLGGKPEQINPQIPSELVIDHSVQVDVFGKPDALDLNGKIEFQRNQERYGFLRWGQKAFDNFKVVPPNTGIVHQVNLENLARVVMTADKDGRAVAYPDTVFGTDSHTTMINGIGVLGWGVGGIEAEAAMLGQPSSMLIPQVVGFKLTGRLPEGATATDLVLTVTQMLRKLGVVGKFVEFYGDGLQHLPLADRATIGNMAPEYGATCGIFPIDAESLNYLRLSGRSEEQIELVEAYAKAQGLWHEPDSPHAQYSTTLELDMGTVKPSLAGPKRPQDRVLLEDVQKNYREALVGLTSNRDRRSDDVASFLNEGGGTAVGNEQLAKGFADIEIEGRKVRLKDGAVVIAAITSCTNTSNPAVMIGAGLLARNAAAKGLDRKPWVKTSLGPGSRVVTDYLEKAGVLKELEKIGFYVVGYGCTTCIGNSGPLPTEVSAGIAAGDLVVTSVLSGNRNFEGRVHPEVKMNYLASPPLVVAYAIAGTTDIDLTTQPLGTGSDGQPVYLRDIWPSNKEIGDVIAATIGPEMFKQNYADVFKGDTRWNTIASPDGNLYEWSDDSTYIKNPPYFDGMTMQTGSIDDVHGARVMGLFGDSITTDHISPAGNIKKDSPAGRYLQARGVQPADFNSYGSRRGNDDVMVRGTFANIRIKNLMFGGEEGGNTLYYPAGGGQPEKLAIYDAAMKYKADKVPLVVLAGKEYGTGSSRDWAAKGTLLLGVKAVIAESFERIHRSNLVGMGVLPLQFRNGENAQSLGLDGSEVIDITGLEDGASKRAAVTATRADGTQKRFEVSVMLLTPKEVEYFRHGGLLQYVLRQLAAR
- a CDS encoding LysR family transcriptional regulator; the protein is MSINCEILDLRAFLLVAETRSFHRAAETLHVSQPALSRRIQKLEQAVGSPLLERTTRSVSTTAVGENLLPLVRRMLEEFDGSLFSLRGHDDTRGATVTIACLPTAAFYFLPSVMARFHDAHPHVRFRILDIPATEGLQAVERGEVEFGINFMGANDPNLDFDVLAEDPFVLACRRDHPLARKRRVEWADLAQHQLITVHRTSGNRTLLDGALARENLKLSWHYEVTHLSTSLGMVEAGIGVSVLPKMATPDGDHPILVTRPIGNPVVSRTIGIVRRRGALLSPTAERFLQMLMSQWRGKP
- a CDS encoding 4-oxalomesaconate tautomerase, whose product is MSNDLLSIPCVLMRGGTSKGPFFLASDLPADAGLRDQLLLEVMGSGHPLQIDGIGGGNALTSKVAIVSPASRADADVDYLFAQVRVEQRVVDTTPNCGNMLAAVGPFAIERGLVPARHPRTEVRIHNVNTGKLIVATVETPNGQVAYRGDTRIAGAPGAAAPVRLAFLDAAGARTGRLLPSGRPQDMIDGIAVSLVDCAMPMMMVRAADMGVRGDASPAELNADHALLARLEAMRIEAGTRMGIADAGSKVIPKPVLLSAPQQGGDLQVRYFMPHQCHTALAITGAVGLATAAVTPGTLANTFVGCLPMPGSITLEHPSGLLEVGLSRSSDDAPVVASVVRTARRLFEGRVFATSPATAETHSTEARQWTSAA